A single region of the Vicia villosa cultivar HV-30 ecotype Madison, WI linkage group LG4, Vvil1.0, whole genome shotgun sequence genome encodes:
- the LOC131599304 gene encoding non-specific lipid-transfer protein 8-like — MKSLSIAFSVLVLLVLVTSNSEAAISCSDVIKDLKPCVSYLVSGSGQPPSQCCTGAKSLASAVSTSEDKTAACNCIKSTAKSFKINSQLAKSLPGNCGINIPISISPDADCSKIG, encoded by the exons ATGAAATCTCTTTCAATTGCATTTTCGGTTCTCGTGCTTCTCGTCCTTGTTACCTCAAACTCAGAGGCTGCGATCTCGTGCAGCGATGTGATCAAGGACTTGAAACCTTGTGTGAGCTACTTGGTTAGTGGAAGTGGACAACCACCAAGTCAATGTTGCACTGGAGCTAAATCTCTTGCTTCTGCTGTATCAACATCAGAGGATAAAACAGCTGCTTGTAACTGCATCAAATCTACTGCCAAGAGTTTCAAAATCAACTCACAGTTGGCTAAGTCTCTCCCAGGAAACTGTGGAATAAACATTCCAATCAGTATCTCCCCTGATGCAGATTGTTCCAA GATTGGTTAA